The genome window GGCATAGCTTATGTTGCCCGGATCCTGCCATGGCGGATCGTATTTGATCAACGGTCGCCCTTGATGGAAGATCATCAAAGTGGGCAGCGAAACAATGCCGAACTCTGCATTGAAACGAGTAAACTGAAAGGCATCGATGTAGGCCACCTTCAGCGTGGGAAACAAATGAGGCAAGAGATTGACGGCGGGTGCCACACGAGCGCACTCCAGGCTGGTGCGTGTGCAGAAGTGGACGACAACACAGCTGCCGTATTCGTGCCGCTTGGTCGCATTACCAATGGGTTTCAGCAGATTGACAATGTCCTTGGCCGATTTCATGATCAGCAATTTCTCCAATGGAAGCCCAGTGATGTTATGCAACTGTGGAGTTAATTCCTGTTGCAGGCATCTTATCAACAAGGGAGGTTTGCGCTGTTGTGGCAGCTCTGTCAGATGCAAAATGTGCTCGTCACCGGGCGCACAGGTATGGCGCTCACTCATCAAAGCGTACGAGTCAAATGAGTAACGACATCCACCGCGCAACCCTTGACCTTGAGCTGCACTGGGAGCAGCTGACGATCCTGTGCCATTTGAGTGTATTTTGAGCCCCAGATATTGTAGAGCGTTAAACAAGCCGGACAGCTCTGCGCTGGCCAATGTGGCGCAAAGTCCtattatacataaaatatatatacaattccTTTTGGATTACATTATTATGCTTACcaaatattaagaatataaataattttgcatttccatgcatttttttgttttgatagaCTTCAGTGTGACTGTATTTGGGTAGCAGTGAAAATAACATGGGTTGTATTCAAAAGAATACTAGATTTGTGAGCATGCGGACAAGAGCTGATTGGTATAATGAGAAGCTCACTGATATACAACTCAAAAAAGGCGCATTTCGACAGAAccatttgaaataataaataaaggaaACAGTTATTAGCGAAAGTTGATGTGCTATAGTTGATAGTTCTGTGTTGCAATTACATATGCTCATAAGCCCAGCAAACACAGCGTTATTACTAGTAACCGGACACGTTGCTTGATGCGGGTATGCTCAGCTTTgagcacaaataaaataataataataaataattgacaGCCAAATATCATAGTTAGGCATATTTTTGTGCGAATATAATAAAGCGGAGGGTCGAGGAATTTCAGCTCAAGGgatggctgttgctgctcaagCCGAACCGCACTGGTtgtactttattttctttacgtTTTTAAAACCAACCGGCAACATCAATTTATCATGCTGAAGTGGTGTCCATATAAGCGGAAGTTGTAGTACAAGTTGCCTGCTCAGGGCCAACCAGGCGTAtgcacaacgacaacaagaatTGCAACTAcacttatacatacatatgtacttacTGTATATGAACAGAAATGGGGTGACCTTTTGTGGGCGCCACTTTttgcttctttatttttttggggggtGTTACAACTATTTTCAACATTGTGCACACATTTCATTCATTGAGTGCATGTTGAGCATATTTACAACTAGTTAAaggccaacaacaagaacaacaacaagaactgcAATAATAAGAGCAAGTGCTGTTAAAAGACACTTTATGCGCTTTTATGAGATTTTATGGagcattttaaaatgtcaGTCGCTGCGTTTGACTCAAAATGCCTTAATAATTATGTTCTTGGTCTGCTTTTGAGCTAAAGGCGCACTTGCTGACGTTTCGCATTGGCAATCGAATGAATTCAATTGaacattattttttcattttcctccCAATGCCAACTTATTTACAACTCCGATTCAAGCATCGATAAAGTGTTGGGGGAGGATAGGGACGTGGGCTATCGGCAAAAACGGAAGTATTCCGGTTGTTTGTATTCGTGAGACTTTCAATAGTTCTTGGACCAGTCGCCAAGAccaagacgaagacgaagacgaagacgaagtcgAAGTCCACAACTCCAACTAGAAGTGCAAGTCGTCGAACTTTTTGCAGGCCCTAAGCACTCGATATGTgacgacgacagcagcaacaaaaacaacaacaacactatgAACAGAGAACGGCGATGGCTGCGCTTTTCCTTCAACTGATAAAGATAAGACCAAGGAGTTGAGTGCTCTGCAAGCGGTCTCCAAGCAAACTTTGTCAGCCTTTTGCGGTTGCTGTGCGTCGCCTCTCAACTTGGCCAGCATTTTGTGACAATTTATATTCTATGCTCTGGCGTTTGCTTTCAACAAATcgaaaaactattaaattggGCTCTCAGCCAGCCAgacgcaaaaatactaaaagaaaTGCAGTTTCCAATCTAAAGACAAGTCGATGTTTATATACtctactatttaaatataagttgTACAGACAACTAGACAATCAcattaattgttttgtttaaaggATATAATGCACCTAAAAGTGTAGCGAACCCAATTGTAGAGTATGCTTGGTAGAAATTTTACTGGTTGACAGTCACGCGATTTGGCCATGGTTTGGCACATTTCGATATCGCTGCAACTTTTCACCTTTTGCACGCCGTTGACAGGCCTTCGACGGCGTCTTGTTAATTGGATGGGAGTGACCGCGTGTGGCTAAGGCAACGGAAATGGCAACGCCAACAGCAAATCTGAGATAACATCTCAATGTAAACCATGCGGATGCAGACTCTGGTGTAACCTCAATAGCCAGCGCCTAATGGTATGCAACAGCTTTATGCTATGCAAACATGGTTTAACACCCCACACGCTTCTTATCACAGCAtctgtaaataaatgcaagCCACTGAGTGGCAGCAgtacagaaaaaaagagaaaaattgGGGGTGAAATAAAATGGTATCTAAGCTTGGTATCCCATATTGGGCATTGAAGTGGGCCAGCGTATCCTGGCAACGCTTTGGATTCCGCCTCATGACGGCGGATGACActaaactaattaaaagttttcggCCCAGACCCAGGCTAACCCATATGGCAATGGGTTCGACTCGCAGCATTCTAGAAAGATGGCATAAATTACGCATTGAAATCACGTAAATGTTGGCAAATTTAATCAGCATAACATCACTGTGCGGCcactaaacaaaaattaaatttatcaacATAACCAAATAAAggcagccaacaaaaaaaaacgatatgAAGAGAAGAAGACCTCACAATGACTAACTCGACCATTAGATACCCTGAGTAGTCAAAtgtctatttatatttttggatttattatttacgactacttaatttgaatttaatttatatgttgGATACCATACAAATTAGTTATaatgattataataaaatttgctcAAACATATGCTAAGAAGTGTGAATATAGCGAATGAGAGATTATTTCaatatagttttaatttgttagtttaattgtaattttgaaCTTATTTAACTTCATTGTAAATGCTGAATTAAAGTAAGTTTCTAATAAtctgttaatttaaattaaaaactataaaatttcttgaattttattaaaacaaatgttcaaaatatatttatgataaaaatattcaaaatgtatttaagaattaaaatgttaaatgcatttagaatatttgttgtaaatttcattttgaaggTTGAGCAAAAATAAGTATCTTATAATCTTTCAATTCGTATTGCTATAAAACAATTTCTTGTATCCGATCAGATGCATATTATTCTGCTTATTATACCTTATTGCTTTTCGATTGTAGGAtatttagcaaaaaaaaagaactctTAGTGTCAACGGGACAAAAAATTTGCACAGAACTACGTGACTTCAATTTCTCACTCAGCCGCAGTTTGCTCGTAACGTCGACTGGCCACAAAGGTGTATCTGTGTATCCTATGTATTGTGTgcttttatgtgtgtgtgtctgtgtaagTGTGTTTTTTGGTTAGTTTTTGCCGGCCCGCTTTTGTCCTTCCACCTTCCGGCCTGGCCGCCTGAGCACAACTTTTAATCCTTTGCACTTTTGTCAATGTCAGACGAGATGGTCAATGACAAACACGAAAACGAAGtagaaaaaccaaaacatgAAAAATGCCAACAGAACGGAAGTCAATGTTTATATGCCCTTACCAGATGTCCAGATTGGACCTTGTGATATAATATactttatgtatataattcaGATTGTTGGACTTAGCTGGTATCAAATATTGTAGTTCTTTACACttcgaaatattttaaaattgtttattaaaataataatattcctTTTAAACATTAACAATATTTCACTTTATTCCCAACTTACTACGTATTTAGCTGAATATAAATTTCGGGtgacatttgcaatttgcaaggCGAATGCTCATTCGTATTGGGAAATAGTTTCCACCGCAATGACATTTCAGTTTGTGCTGTCGAGAAAAAAAACAGGGCAtccaataaaattaattgattttgagGTTTTTCCATTTGCCGTGTGTCgatcgattttgatttttgcctCAACCATTTACCGTGTTTGACAGACAGGTTTGGCCAATAGATTAAAGTGATTTTGCTTATCCAATATCGTAAAAGTGCTTTATGTGGGATAAACGAATATTGATATTTGAAATGTTACCAATGCTCGGCATTGAAATGAAGAATATGGGATTTCCATTGAATGcatatgttatttttatttttttatttatcgcaatttaatattattttaacttttttatttaaatattctacaTGAAGTTTTGccaacttttttatttactttgaaCGACATTAAAGCTCAGTGAGACACGATTATGACTCCATTCAGTGTCAATTTGATGTCAAGCTTGTCTAGTTGTCTGCCTCTCTGTCTATACGCCAcctcttctcttttttctttctctatcGCTTTCTCTTTCGCACTCACCACCAGCGAATGTCTGCGCTCTCTACGCCGCTCGAATTATCAATTATGTGTTGCGTTGGCATTGCGAGTCCCGTGTCCGAGTGCTGTAAACttggcaatttatttgcacCGGAAACTCAACATAAATCAAACTAATTTCTCCAGGGATTTTTGAACAAGTTTCAATGTGTCGCTCGGCtgctgttttgctgctgctgtctgtgtGCGAAGCTGGttcttgcttttgttgttgttcttgttgatgttgcttttgttgccattgatctggttgttgttgggcacGTGTTTGGGGCatagcaaattgaatttgtcgCGCCATGTTGCATAATTTGGAGCCCATTGTGCGTCTAATTGGCCGAAATGTGAGCGACCAACGTGGAGTTGTCCATTTATGTTATGTGCTCGTCAACGAGTACatagtatatacatttgtatgaATGGAGTTGCTTAGACATAAGATGTCGTAGACATTCATACATATTCGAGTTTTGGTTACCTTTGAAGAATGGGTTTAGTTGCATGAGttattaaataagaaaagattctcatcaatcaaataaatttaaataaataaagtgatGTTGAAACGAGTAACAAGGACTTACTACGATAGCGTAGAGTGCTTGACTAACGAGTAACGATTTAGTAGCAAGCTATGAGTAAGGAGTACTTTATATGATAACAAGGAGTACTTTATGttaaacaattacaaattctaaaataattgTGAAAGCAAGGTAGGCcatatcatttttatttaatgaaaaagttTATTGAACAGCTTCCAATTTTACTTTTAGATgacaataaaaagaatgtaCCCATTGACATAATTATTGtcttcaaaatttatattttttttatttcgaataAGTTGTAGAGTCCTTATGTATAACAAGCTCTGATATATACAAAAGCATACAAAGATCAGACAGATATAATTTAGGTTTAAATATATGTTGCTTGCGATATGGTGCAGATAAATGAATATAGAATTATAGTTAACAAATATCTATAAATGTATGCAGAGTAGCGAGCTACAGTGGATACATCAGTTACCCACTTTATATAGAAAGAAAGAAcgtgctaaaatcaagaataaaatctttaatCAAGATTGTTTGTATGTCAAAATAGAACAAAGCAgcttattcttaaatcaagatcgaaAATCTAGATTGCGTATTCTTGAAAtttaagattataatcttgtttcaagaatggaaaaatcttAAGCCAAGAAGGcagttgtttactttttatacccgctacccatagggtagaagggtattataactttgtgccaacaggaaatgtatgtaacaggtagaaagaggcatctccgaccctataaagtatatatattcgtgatcagcgtcaacagccgagacgatatagccatgtccgtctgtcagtctgtgtgtctgtgtgtctgtccgtctgtccgtatgaaacactggatctcagagactataagagatagagctataatttttttttgacagcatttgttatatttgcacgcagatcaagcttgtttaaaatttttgccacgcccacttccgcccccgcaaatcaaaaaaatcgaataacaagcctatttttaaagctagaggttttggttacgatcagataaaaattgtggaagttattaaagaaatacttttgtatgggcaaaagcgtctacttactagggtctgagttgctttggccgacaatctggtacattgtgccgtctatggtatattttgataccgcaatattttgcctttactaaaaatgggtagcgggtatcttacagtcgagcacactcgactgtagctttcttacttgttttaatattagttTACAATTATAGCACTTACCCCTTTTTATATACGAACCAACTAGAGTTTTTCTACTTATTAGGTTctaaacattttaagaaacatgaacaaaattatttttattatgtttatatataatattatgtttaCGACCACTTAGACGTGCGTTTGGAGATTTGTGATATTCACAAGCCCATAGTTTCAAGCATGCATACACTGCTGCTGACTATTTTATTAACAGTTTAGCCATTAGAATTATAAACTATACTAGTGTTTTAATGTTTTGTGAAGGAAAATAGTTTTCGACATATATTACtcaaaagttgttgttttccacACACTTTTTCTACTTTGCTTAGTAGCCCTAATTTGAtgaaaatacaacaataatattaagatACTTACTATCAAAATTATCAGTTCTAGCGCGAAATGATTGATTTAGAGTCATCGAGCCAAGTGGGAGAATTACCACAAGAACCTAGCATTCCGTTGTTGGCTTTGTCTGAGTTCGAAGGCGGAAATCAACGTCCCACTTGGGATATAAATAGCGAGTGTATACGCGAGAAACGTTTATCGCTGTTGTCATTGATGCTATCGAGTTGGAAAGAGAATGCTGTAGATGATTTAACCTTAATATTGGGCTCAAGAAAGTTACGATGCAATCGCTTCATGTTTTTGTGCCACTCGAAATATGCTTTGAGGGAGCTCGCAAAGGGACGATGCGAACTTGTTTTACCCGAGGATCGAGTTTCGTGGAAAGGCTTAAAAGTCACTTGTGAATGGATGAAAAAGTCAAACGAATTGCTGGAGCTTCGCAACATTGCGTATCTGCTGTCAACTGCAATATTTCTGGAAATCGAACATTTGGTCAGACAGATTTGGTATTGCCTGGAATTGCCCGAAGAATTCCATGATGATCGGGCTTATATCGTGTCTCAAGACGTGCTAGATTTGCGCTCAATCAAGTGCTTACAGGGACTGGACACTATTATGCTTCATCGCATCCGTTGCTTTTTTTTGACCCTCGTTTCTAGTATTCAGTTTATTGAATTATGCGCTGAGCATGTCTGTGATCTCCTCAACTCTGATGAACTGGCGGTCAACAGTGAGAAGGAGGTTTTATTTGCTGCCGTTCGTTGGCTAACCCATGATTGGCCATCCAGGGCTGAGCATATTGGTGCCGTCATGCAGGTCATTCGCTTTCCGCTTCTACTAAGAAATGGTATTATAGAATTACGCCGGCCAACAGATGATCAAGTTCTCAATCTGGTTATCGCACATCCCGAGTTTCAGAGGGTTAGACGACATGGACTGTAATTGCCACTAAATTTTATCTTTTTGCTAACACTAATTATTCTGAATCCACAGCTCTGACTTCTGTAATATTTGCTGTAATAATGACACTGAAATCTATAAGCAGCACTGCGGGTCCCTTAAATCAAAGCCATCTCGGCGATTGTTCATCTGCCATGACTTGTGCACCTATCACAGGCACCACGACGATAAATCCCTCGGTGATTTCACCTACAAGCATTTTATCGACTATTTAGAAGTCCTGCAAAAATCTCCCAAGTCTTGGAAATGCTTAAAGGCAGAAGAAATTCCATTCACTTTTGAATGAAGTTTAGAAGTCAACtttactataatttttataatatttatatacagtataattatttttaatttaaatacaatcaATCAATACAAATCAATAATCTTGCGTCATGCggaataatataatttacttGTTTCTTATTGTACTAAACTTTCAGCCAACTTATTGCTATAAATTTTCATTCACTCTTATTTCAACAATaactacaattttatttatattcattcatttatattcagtgttgtattttatatgtaGTAGCATATAGAAatgacatttggtatattttagtatattacttagtatatattttaataagaagcgtaattttgaagctatgTACATACAATAGCAACTATAGCTTAACTGCTTTCTCGAAATTTTGtggcgatcagataaaattgtaaaagttatttaagaaaaacttttgcatgGGCATAAATGCATACATACTACGGGACTTATATgggatatggtatattttgcactgtatggtatattttaaatatagtactatataaaaatgcaataaatagtatttattatataatataagtatttttggtatttgatattttaaataaaactgcaCTTTTTTTAGCCTTCTTGCTtgatataatttgtttttccttaatgactatgtacatatatgatCGAAGCTATGACCGAAGATATGTAATACATTTCTTTCATTAAGAGGACTTAATGTGGAtggaataataaaattgttaatgagCGCAAATTTGAACAAAATTCTCACGACAATAGCTCAAACCtctgtaatatattttatgttgtttaactacttttgaaaacttttcttttacaTGATACACTACGTTAATGTACCTAGGTATAATGTAGTGGATGCCTCGGGTGAATATGTTTGCTGCTTGTTTTATTGctatttgtaattttcaaaacaatttcctcatcagttgcaacaacaacaacgacaataaccGCACCAACTGcgagaacaacaactacaaaacacaacagcaacaaaaaagagatggaaaaaaatgaaaacatgaAGAATACATAAGTGCAACCACATCGTCAACATCATCG of Drosophila nasuta strain 15112-1781.00 chromosome 3, ASM2355853v1, whole genome shotgun sequence contains these proteins:
- the LOC132788911 gene encoding uncharacterized protein LOC132788911; protein product: MHGNAKLFIFLIFGLCATLASAELSGLFNALQYLGLKIHSNGTGSSAAPSAAQGQGLRGGCRYSFDSYALMSERHTCAPGDEHILHLTELPQQRKPPLLIRCLQQELTPQLHNITGLPLEKLLIMKSAKDIVNLLKPIGNATKRHEYGSCVVVHFCTRTSLECARVAPAVNLLPHLFPTLKVAYIDAFQFTRFNAEFGIVSLPTLMIFHQGRPLIKYDPPWQDPGNISYAKFIMRHTNIKYVNPRSIVPALLQYTQYGPLINVPDRQTDFYVGLSWLFILICLGNYMRRTLLWKQLVEMVQRNWRESEETQMEMVD
- the LOC132789991 gene encoding kelch-like protein 2; translated protein: MIDLESSSQVGELPQEPSIPLLALSEFEGGNQRPTWDINSECIREKRLSLLSLMLSSWKENAVDDLTLILGSRKLRCNRFMFLCHSKYALRELAKGRCELVLPEDRVSWKGLKVTCEWMKKSNELLELRNIAYLLSTAIFLEIEHLVRQIWYCLELPEEFHDDRAYIVSQDVLDLRSIKCLQGLDTIMLHRIRCFFLTLVSSIQFIELCAEHVCDLLNSDELAVNSEKEVLFAAVRWLTHDWPSRAEHIGAVMQVIRFPLLLRNGIIELRRPTDDQVLNLVIAHPEFQRVRRHGLSDFCNICCNNDTEIYKQHCGSLKSKPSRRLFICHDLCTYHRHHDDKSLGDFTYKHFIDYLEVLQKSPKSWKCLKAEEIPFTFE